A region from the Melospiza georgiana isolate bMelGeo1 chromosome 10, bMelGeo1.pri, whole genome shotgun sequence genome encodes:
- the ZIC4 gene encoding zinc finger protein ZIC 4 isoform X1, which translates to MSVDALGIPVMDPAALSRRNTALRLVDLAGAPRHQQHPPQSMTGFPGVAGHPHITAPRPPGEHAAESRLGPQQLRPEHMGHRHHPPPHPPPQHHPAALKISPAPHPHHQLLHHHHHHHHHHHHQAGQAEVVSSHTAAFGPAQSPAAPYPVSHPAQALAAGRDFFLRRDLPAPLMPGLTEQHPAASSHHGLFVSTTGSYPGHHGHQHHHSEAGNPSLFTGLHEQPPHAAPGGHLNGQLRLGLPGEMYARSEHFTQVPASRTDHFAASSLHNYGGMNLNVNLAPHHGPGAFFRYMRQPIKQELICKWIELDQTPKKLCSKTFSTMHELVTHVTVEHVGGPEQSNHICFWEECPREGKPFKAKYKLVNHIRVHTGEKPFPCPFPGCGKVFARSENLKIHKRTHTGEKPFKCEFEGCDRRFANSSDRKKHSHVHTSDKPYNCKVRGCDKSYTHPSSLRKHMKVHCKSPPPSSGYESSTPSLVSPSSDSGREPPASCSHAEPSAPAQPAANLSEWYVCQGAGPRGPPGPPGASSPPRLPAEPRPRC; encoded by the exons ATGAGCGTGGATGCTCTGGGGATCCCGGTGATGgaccctgctgctctctccaggcGGAACACGGCGCTCAGATTAGTAGACTTGGCGGGGGCTCCTcgccaccagcagcaccccccTCAGAGCATGACAGGCTTCCCGGGCGTCGCCGGGCACCCCCACATCACGGCGCCCAGGCCGCCGGGGGAACACGCCGCCGAGTCCCGCCTCGGGCCGCAGCAGCTCCGGCCAGAACACATGGGGCACCGccaccatcctcctcctcatcctcctcctcagcatcACCCCGCGGCCCTTAAGATCAGCCCTGCCCCTCATCCCCACCACCAGCtcctccaccaccaccaccaccatcatcatcatcatcatcatcaggcAGGCCAAGCCGAGGTGGTCTCTAGTCACACGGCAGCGTTTGGCCCGGCGCAGTCACCAGCAGCCCCTTACCCCGTGTCTcacccagcccaggctctggcagcaggTAGGGACTTCTTCCTCCGCAGAGACCTGCCGGCCCCACTCATGCCAGGGCTGACCGAGCAGCACCCCGCTGCAAGTTCTCACCACGGACTGTTTGTCTCAACAACAGGTAGCTACCCCGGACACCATGgtcaccagcaccaccactcAGAAGCTGGGAATCCCTCTCTGTTCACTGGACTCCATGAGCAGCCTCCCCATGCAGCTCCAGGTGGCCATCTAAACGGACAGCTCAGACTGGGGTTACCTGGAGAAATGTACGCCAGGTCTGAACATTTCACTCAAGTACCAGCCTCCAGGACAGAtcattttgctgcttcttcGCTTCATAACTACGGTGGTATGAATCTGAACGTGAACCTGGCTCCACACCACGGCCCGGGTGCCTTCTTTCGTTACATGAGGCAGCCCATCAAACAGGAACTCATCTGTAAGTGGATTGAGTTGGACCAGACTCCCAAAAAATTATGCTCGAAAACTTTCAGCACGATGCACGAGCTGGTGACTCATGTCACGGTGGAGCACGTTGGAGGACCCGAGCAGTCCAATCACATATGTTTCTGGGAAGAGTGTCCAAGAGAAGGGAAACCTTTCAAGGCCAAATATAAACTTGTAAATCACATCAGAGTCCACACAGGTGAAAAACCTTTCCCCTGCCCTTTCCCAGGCTGTGGCAAAGTGTTTGCCAGATCAGAGAATCTCAAAATACACAAAAGAACTCATACAG GGGAGAAGCCGTTCAAATGTGAATTCGAGGGCTGTGACAGGCGCTTCGCCAACAGCAGCGACAGGAAGAAGCACTCGCATGTCCACACCAGCGACAAGCCCTACAATTGCAAAGTGAGAGGCTGCGACAAGTCCTACAcccaccccagctccctgagAAAACACATGAAAGTGCACTGCAAATCCCCTCCTCCCAGCTCCGGCTACGAGTCCTCCACGCCCTCCTTGGTGTCCCCCTCCTCGGACTCCGGCCGGGAGCCCCCCGCCTCCTGCTCCCACGCTGAGCCCTCCGCGCCCGCGCAGCCCGCCGCCAACCTGAGCGAATGGTACGTGTGTCAAGGCGCGGGGCCCCGCGGCCCCCCCGGGCCCCCCGGCGCCTCCTCGCCGCCGCGCCTccccgccgagccccggccccgctgctaG
- the ZIC4 gene encoding zinc finger protein ZIC 4 isoform X2, with amino-acid sequence MSVDALGIPVMDPAALSRRNTALRLVDLAGAPRHQQHPPQSMTGFPGVAGHPHITAPRPPGEHAAESRLGPQQLRPEHMGHRHHPPPHPPPQHHPAALKISPAPHPHHQLLHHHHHHHHHHHHQAGQAEVVSSHTAAFGPAQSPAAPYPVSHPAQALAAGRDFFLRRDLPAPLMPGLTEQHPAASSHHGLFVSTTGSYPGHHGHQHHHSEAGNPSLFTGLHEQPPHAAPGGHLNGQLRLGLPGEMYARSEHFTQVPASRTDHFAASSLHNYGGMNLNVNLAPHHGPGAFFRYMRQPIKQELICKWIELDQTPKKLCSKTFSTMHELVTHVTVEHVGGPEQSNHICFWEECPREGKPFKAKYKLVNHIRVHTGEKPFPCPFPGCGKVFARSENLKIHKRTHTGEKPFKCEFEGCDRRFANSSDRKKHSHVHTSDKPYNCKVRGCDKSYTHPSSLRKHMKVHCKSPPPSSGYESSTPSLVSPSSDSGREPPASCSHAEPSAPAQPAANLSE; translated from the exons ATGAGCGTGGATGCTCTGGGGATCCCGGTGATGgaccctgctgctctctccaggcGGAACACGGCGCTCAGATTAGTAGACTTGGCGGGGGCTCCTcgccaccagcagcaccccccTCAGAGCATGACAGGCTTCCCGGGCGTCGCCGGGCACCCCCACATCACGGCGCCCAGGCCGCCGGGGGAACACGCCGCCGAGTCCCGCCTCGGGCCGCAGCAGCTCCGGCCAGAACACATGGGGCACCGccaccatcctcctcctcatcctcctcctcagcatcACCCCGCGGCCCTTAAGATCAGCCCTGCCCCTCATCCCCACCACCAGCtcctccaccaccaccaccaccatcatcatcatcatcatcatcaggcAGGCCAAGCCGAGGTGGTCTCTAGTCACACGGCAGCGTTTGGCCCGGCGCAGTCACCAGCAGCCCCTTACCCCGTGTCTcacccagcccaggctctggcagcaggTAGGGACTTCTTCCTCCGCAGAGACCTGCCGGCCCCACTCATGCCAGGGCTGACCGAGCAGCACCCCGCTGCAAGTTCTCACCACGGACTGTTTGTCTCAACAACAGGTAGCTACCCCGGACACCATGgtcaccagcaccaccactcAGAAGCTGGGAATCCCTCTCTGTTCACTGGACTCCATGAGCAGCCTCCCCATGCAGCTCCAGGTGGCCATCTAAACGGACAGCTCAGACTGGGGTTACCTGGAGAAATGTACGCCAGGTCTGAACATTTCACTCAAGTACCAGCCTCCAGGACAGAtcattttgctgcttcttcGCTTCATAACTACGGTGGTATGAATCTGAACGTGAACCTGGCTCCACACCACGGCCCGGGTGCCTTCTTTCGTTACATGAGGCAGCCCATCAAACAGGAACTCATCTGTAAGTGGATTGAGTTGGACCAGACTCCCAAAAAATTATGCTCGAAAACTTTCAGCACGATGCACGAGCTGGTGACTCATGTCACGGTGGAGCACGTTGGAGGACCCGAGCAGTCCAATCACATATGTTTCTGGGAAGAGTGTCCAAGAGAAGGGAAACCTTTCAAGGCCAAATATAAACTTGTAAATCACATCAGAGTCCACACAGGTGAAAAACCTTTCCCCTGCCCTTTCCCAGGCTGTGGCAAAGTGTTTGCCAGATCAGAGAATCTCAAAATACACAAAAGAACTCATACAG GGGAGAAGCCGTTCAAATGTGAATTCGAGGGCTGTGACAGGCGCTTCGCCAACAGCAGCGACAGGAAGAAGCACTCGCATGTCCACACCAGCGACAAGCCCTACAATTGCAAAGTGAGAGGCTGCGACAAGTCCTACAcccaccccagctccctgagAAAACACATGAAAGTGCACTGCAAATCCCCTCCTCCCAGCTCCGGCTACGAGTCCTCCACGCCCTCCTTGGTGTCCCCCTCCTCGGACTCCGGCCGGGAGCCCCCCGCCTCCTGCTCCCACGCTGAGCCCTCCGCGCCCGCGCAGCCCGCCGCCAACCTGAGCGAATG A
- the ZIC4 gene encoding zinc finger protein ZIC 4 isoform X3, translating into MRHKTPLVMRKRKRLYRNILEKSSSYPGHHGHQHHHSEAGNPSLFTGLHEQPPHAAPGGHLNGQLRLGLPGEMYARSEHFTQVPASRTDHFAASSLHNYGGMNLNVNLAPHHGPGAFFRYMRQPIKQELICKWIELDQTPKKLCSKTFSTMHELVTHVTVEHVGGPEQSNHICFWEECPREGKPFKAKYKLVNHIRVHTGEKPFPCPFPGCGKVFARSENLKIHKRTHTGEKPFKCEFEGCDRRFANSSDRKKHSHVHTSDKPYNCKVRGCDKSYTHPSSLRKHMKVHCKSPPPSSGYESSTPSLVSPSSDSGREPPASCSHAEPSAPAQPAANLSE; encoded by the exons GTAGCTACCCCGGACACCATGgtcaccagcaccaccactcAGAAGCTGGGAATCCCTCTCTGTTCACTGGACTCCATGAGCAGCCTCCCCATGCAGCTCCAGGTGGCCATCTAAACGGACAGCTCAGACTGGGGTTACCTGGAGAAATGTACGCCAGGTCTGAACATTTCACTCAAGTACCAGCCTCCAGGACAGAtcattttgctgcttcttcGCTTCATAACTACGGTGGTATGAATCTGAACGTGAACCTGGCTCCACACCACGGCCCGGGTGCCTTCTTTCGTTACATGAGGCAGCCCATCAAACAGGAACTCATCTGTAAGTGGATTGAGTTGGACCAGACTCCCAAAAAATTATGCTCGAAAACTTTCAGCACGATGCACGAGCTGGTGACTCATGTCACGGTGGAGCACGTTGGAGGACCCGAGCAGTCCAATCACATATGTTTCTGGGAAGAGTGTCCAAGAGAAGGGAAACCTTTCAAGGCCAAATATAAACTTGTAAATCACATCAGAGTCCACACAGGTGAAAAACCTTTCCCCTGCCCTTTCCCAGGCTGTGGCAAAGTGTTTGCCAGATCAGAGAATCTCAAAATACACAAAAGAACTCATACAG GGGAGAAGCCGTTCAAATGTGAATTCGAGGGCTGTGACAGGCGCTTCGCCAACAGCAGCGACAGGAAGAAGCACTCGCATGTCCACACCAGCGACAAGCCCTACAATTGCAAAGTGAGAGGCTGCGACAAGTCCTACAcccaccccagctccctgagAAAACACATGAAAGTGCACTGCAAATCCCCTCCTCCCAGCTCCGGCTACGAGTCCTCCACGCCCTCCTTGGTGTCCCCCTCCTCGGACTCCGGCCGGGAGCCCCCCGCCTCCTGCTCCCACGCTGAGCCCTCCGCGCCCGCGCAGCCCGCCGCCAACCTGAGCGAATG A